A stretch of the Archangium violaceum genome encodes the following:
- a CDS encoding CAP domain-containing protein has product MLCLVAAALQASACAGEVREGDEVDGGVNASGDAGPGSETPDAGPPSCSNITGDRSTQVCLRWKCDRADLSEGTWSGAVNGCIAGDLGASARANALRLINLYRFLAELPAVTTDAVRNQKAQECALMMDANNSLNHSPPTSWSCYSSGGAEAAGRSNICSGRAVDCIDLYMSDSGNATTLGHRRWFLSNQLGPVGIGGTTGGSCHWVIGGSGSANRAWTAWPPPGPVPLGAIHIPGKTSVDVTGWSVQTYASSYNLGSAQVTVTDNGQPAPVTVTQLLANYGSAYAIRFNPQGWTTQAGHTYAVTITAPGLTNPIRYTVQPVNCP; this is encoded by the coding sequence ATGTTGTGCCTCGTCGCCGCCGCATTGCAGGCATCCGCCTGCGCGGGGGAAGTCCGGGAAGGCGACGAGGTGGACGGCGGAGTCAACGCGTCCGGAGATGCGGGGCCGGGCTCGGAGACTCCGGATGCGGGGCCCCCCTCCTGCTCGAATATCACCGGCGATCGCTCCACCCAGGTGTGTCTGCGCTGGAAGTGTGACCGCGCGGACCTCTCCGAAGGCACCTGGAGCGGAGCCGTGAACGGGTGCATCGCGGGCGACCTGGGGGCGAGCGCCCGCGCCAACGCGCTGCGGCTCATCAACCTCTACCGTTTTCTCGCCGAGCTGCCCGCGGTGACCACCGATGCGGTGCGCAATCAGAAGGCCCAGGAGTGCGCGCTCATGATGGACGCCAACAACAGCCTGAATCACAGCCCGCCCACCAGCTGGAGTTGCTACTCCTCCGGTGGCGCGGAGGCCGCTGGCAGGAGCAACATCTGCTCGGGCCGGGCCGTGGACTGCATCGACCTGTACATGTCGGACTCCGGCAACGCGACCACGCTCGGCCATCGCCGCTGGTTCCTCTCCAATCAGCTCGGGCCGGTGGGAATTGGAGGAACGACAGGAGGCTCCTGTCACTGGGTCATTGGCGGCAGCGGGAGTGCCAACCGCGCCTGGACCGCCTGGCCACCGCCGGGCCCCGTCCCCCTCGGAGCCATCCACATCCCGGGGAAGACCTCGGTCGATGTCACCGGGTGGTCCGTACAGACCTACGCGTCCAGCTACAACCTCGGGAGCGCGCAGGTCACGGTCACGGACAACGGACAGCCCGCTCCGGTCACCGTGACGCAGTTGCTCGCGAATTATGGCTCCGCCTACGCCATCCGTTTCAACCCACAGGGCTGGACCACACAGGCTGGCCATACCTATGCGGTGACCATCACCGCGCCAGGACTGACCAACCCCATCCGCTACACCGTGCAGCCGGTGAACTGCCCCTAG
- a CDS encoding cell division cycle 123 family protein → MSYVSWSRAYFERIRPTFLESWTKDLRALAVSQVHLPLTLVEARALSVTPPLWRERLVALDPEGLHSIAARLQKVLEGAEQGVFVRLGSGSPKDSALFRDHGGCARTPMMALKFLQTSPRTRAHLSRFLELGHPVHLFVRHWMQIPPWQEFRCFMHNRRLVGISQLAHWGDTPDYSLAPRAEEIARTLRDFFVRVAQVSHLGSAVFDVLCDSGAGDGASVGVWLLDANPWGPASDACLFDWSQPEGFDGSFRYLK, encoded by the coding sequence ATGAGCTACGTGTCCTGGTCTCGCGCGTACTTCGAGCGCATCCGACCCACGTTCTTGGAGTCCTGGACAAAGGACCTGAGGGCCCTGGCCGTTTCGCAAGTCCACCTTCCACTGACGCTGGTGGAGGCACGAGCGCTCTCGGTGACTCCTCCGCTCTGGAGAGAGCGGCTCGTCGCCTTGGACCCGGAGGGCCTGCATTCAATCGCCGCGAGACTCCAGAAAGTGCTTGAGGGGGCCGAGCAGGGGGTGTTCGTGCGTCTCGGCTCTGGAAGCCCGAAGGACTCGGCGCTCTTCCGTGACCATGGCGGGTGTGCCCGGACCCCGATGATGGCGCTCAAGTTCCTCCAGACATCTCCCCGCACGCGGGCTCATCTATCGCGCTTCCTGGAACTGGGTCATCCCGTCCATCTCTTCGTGCGGCATTGGATGCAAATCCCTCCGTGGCAGGAGTTTCGCTGTTTCATGCATAACCGCCGGTTGGTGGGCATCTCCCAACTCGCCCATTGGGGCGACACGCCCGATTACTCGCTCGCACCCAGGGCGGAGGAAATTGCCCGAACTCTGCGAGATTTCTTCGTCAGGGTGGCGCAAGTCAGTCACCTTGGCAGCGCGGTCTTCGACGTGCTGTGTGACTCCGGAGCGGGTGACGGTGCGTCTGTTGGGGTCTGGCTGCTGGACGCCAACCCCTGGGGTCCGGCAAGTGATGCCTGCTTGTTCGACTGGAGCCAACCCGAGGGCTTCGATGGAAGCTTCCGCTACCTCAAGTGA
- a CDS encoding SMI1/KNR4 family protein — MKPWEQMKFESSATRPGQRSRIQQFEQLSGARLSADHHQFLVDVNGGRPIHPTARNPDEYPVVAVDWQGRPPKGTLDEVIVDYLFNAEDWVGIYEEERSESLTLAGAYREFVQEEPRIARGFIPIGSDPGGSLFLLDVSGKRPGSVWFWARDWFDASHLEKEPFHNIGFIAPTFSDFISKIRFKTLD, encoded by the coding sequence ATGAAGCCCTGGGAGCAGATGAAGTTCGAGTCCTCGGCCACGCGGCCCGGCCAGCGCTCGCGAATCCAGCAGTTCGAGCAACTCAGTGGAGCCCGCCTGTCGGCCGATCATCACCAGTTCCTGGTGGATGTGAATGGCGGCAGGCCCATCCACCCCACAGCACGCAACCCGGACGAGTACCCCGTGGTCGCGGTGGACTGGCAGGGCCGTCCGCCCAAGGGAACTCTGGATGAAGTGATCGTGGACTACCTGTTCAACGCCGAGGACTGGGTGGGCATCTACGAAGAGGAACGGAGTGAGAGCCTGACGTTGGCCGGCGCCTATCGGGAGTTCGTCCAAGAGGAGCCACGCATTGCACGCGGGTTCATTCCCATTGGTTCCGATCCCGGAGGCAGCCTGTTCCTGCTCGACGTGAGCGGAAAACGGCCTGGCTCCGTCTGGTTCTGGGCCCGCGACTGGTTCGACGCCAGCCACCTGGAGAAGGAGCCCTTCCACAACATCGGGTTCATCGCGCCGACCTTCTCCGACTTCATCTCGAAGATCCGATTCAAGACCCTCGATTAA
- a CDS encoding HNH endonuclease, translating to MSSSVGDFVPTTSEEECAAKGKWGDDVQLPTTGSWNPPNSKGHGTWTSEDGKYSVQYKEGYPDFTTATGPVGSPIVKGKVEIEMDMGGNTSKDFTQADKAMREQHGSDWKRPAGYTWHHSEDGTTMVLVRRDVHDKSIARGGSGAAHSGGASIAKSPEF from the coding sequence GTGAGCAGCAGTGTCGGGGATTTTGTTCCAACTACTTCGGAAGAGGAATGCGCCGCGAAGGGGAAGTGGGGCGATGATGTCCAGTTGCCGACCACAGGCTCATGGAATCCACCAAACTCCAAGGGTCATGGCACCTGGACCTCGGAGGATGGCAAGTACTCGGTACAGTACAAGGAAGGCTATCCGGACTTCACCACGGCCACGGGTCCGGTGGGCTCGCCCATCGTCAAGGGCAAGGTCGAGATCGAAATGGACATGGGCGGGAACACCTCGAAAGACTTCACTCAAGCGGACAAGGCCATGCGGGAGCAGCACGGCAGTGACTGGAAACGTCCCGCAGGTTACACATGGCACCACAGTGAAGATGGCACCACGATGGTGTTGGTCCGTAGGGATGTCCATGACAAATCCATCGCGAGAGGAGGCAGCGGCGCTGCTCACTCTGGCGGTGCGAGCATCGCCAAATCTCCGGAGTTCTGA